One genomic segment of Hevea brasiliensis isolate MT/VB/25A 57/8 chromosome 3, ASM3005281v1, whole genome shotgun sequence includes these proteins:
- the LOC110668378 gene encoding 40S ribosomal protein S5: MAATLAATPVTGEPTQPYNEVKLFNRWTFEEVQVNDISLSDYIGVQPAKHATYVPHTAGRYSVKRFRKAQCPIVERLTNSLMMHGRNNGKKLMAVRIVKHAMEIIHLLTDQNPIQVIVDAVINSGPREDATRIGSAGVVRRQAVDISPLRRVNQAIYLLTTGAREAAFRNIKTIAECLAEELINAAKGSSNSYAIKKKDEIERVAKANR; encoded by the exons ATGGCGGCAACCTTGGCAGCGACGCCAGTGACGGGAGAACCTACTCAGCCTTACAACGAGGTTAAACTCTTCAACCGATGGACCTTTGAGGAAGTTCAG GTTAATGATATTTCCTTGAGTGATTACATTGGAGTCCAACCAGCCAAGCATGCAACCTATGTTCCACACACTGCTGGGAGGTACTCAGTCAAGCGTTTCAGGAAGGCCCAGTGCCCAATTGTGGAGAGGCTTACAAACTCATTGATGATGCACGGCAGAAACAATGGGAAAAAATTGATGGCAGTTAGGATTGTGAAGCATGCTATGGAAATCATTCATCTCCTAACTGATCAAAACCCAATCCAAGTTATCGTGGATGCCGTGATTAACAG TGGGCCCCGGGAAGATGCCACTCGAATTGGTTCTGCTGGTGTTGTCAGGCGTCAGGCTGTGGATATCTCTCCTCTGAGGCGTGTTAACCAGGCCATCTACCTCCTTACCACTGGTGCTCGTGAAGCTGCTTTCAGAAACATCAAGACTATTGCAGAATGTTTGGCAGAAGAGCTCATCAATGCTGCAAAGGGCTCTTCCAACAG TTATGCTATCAAGAAAAAGGATGAGATTGAAAGAGTTGCCAAGGCCAACCGATGA